A single genomic interval of Polaribacter vadi harbors:
- a CDS encoding IS1096 element passenger TnpR family protein: MYKIRIILDTKEDIIRTILVEETINLEILHKTIASSFGFAGQEMASFYRTDDEWTQGEEIPLFNMAEAGEDISMKSCILNETLPEENSKLIYVYDFLKMWTFYVDVVEISDEKRDDLPQIILTVGEIPAEAPEKEFVAEKIDDGFGDEDDIDDEFGHFDDFDYNEY, translated from the coding sequence ATGTACAAAATAAGAATTATTTTAGATACCAAAGAAGATATTATTAGAACTATTTTAGTTGAAGAAACTATTAATTTAGAAATTTTGCACAAAACAATTGCTTCGTCTTTTGGTTTTGCTGGGCAAGAAATGGCTTCTTTTTACAGAACTGATGATGAATGGACTCAAGGTGAGGAAATTCCGTTATTTAATATGGCAGAAGCTGGCGAAGATATTTCTATGAAAAGTTGTATTTTAAATGAAACGTTGCCAGAAGAAAACAGCAAACTTATTTACGTATACGATTTCTTAAAAATGTGGACTTTTTATGTAGATGTTGTTGAAATATCGGACGAAAAAAGAGACGATTTACCTCAAATAATTTTAACTGTTGGCGAAATTCCTGCAGAAGCTCCAGAAAAAGAATTTGTTGCAGAAAAAATAGACGATGGTTTTGGTGATGAAGATGATATTGATGATGAATTTGGACATTTTGATGATTTCGATTATAATGAGTATTAA
- a CDS encoding ABC transporter ATP-binding protein, whose amino-acid sequence METILSLKNLDKKYGAVHAVNNLSFDIQKGNVYGILGPNGSGKSTTLGIILNVVNRTSGEFSWFNGNLSTHEALKKVGAIIERPNFYPYMTATQNLALICKIKGISTEKIDEKLQTVNLFERRNSKFSTFSLGMKQRLAIASALLNDPEILILDEPTNGLDPQGIHEIRQIIKKIAANGTTILLASHLLDEVEKVCSHVVVIRKGIKLYAGRVDEMTASKGLLELKIDTNEAELIQLLENHPAILKVTKDHETIIATLNSEISATEINQFLFNKGFVLSHLVKRKPSLEQQFLDLTNNN is encoded by the coding sequence TTGGAAACAATCTTATCTCTCAAAAATCTCGATAAAAAATACGGAGCTGTTCATGCAGTAAATAATCTTTCTTTTGATATTCAAAAAGGAAATGTTTACGGAATTCTTGGACCAAATGGCTCAGGAAAATCAACAACTTTAGGCATTATTTTAAATGTTGTAAACAGAACTTCTGGCGAATTTTCCTGGTTTAATGGAAATTTATCTACCCATGAAGCACTTAAAAAAGTAGGCGCAATTATAGAACGTCCAAACTTTTATCCTTACATGACTGCAACTCAAAATCTGGCGTTGATTTGTAAGATAAAAGGAATATCAACAGAAAAAATAGATGAAAAATTACAAACTGTAAATCTTTTTGAAAGAAGAAATAGCAAGTTTAGCACCTTTTCTTTAGGAATGAAACAACGTTTGGCAATTGCATCTGCATTGTTAAACGATCCAGAAATTTTAATCTTAGACGAACCAACAAATGGTTTAGATCCTCAAGGAATTCATGAAATAAGACAAATCATCAAAAAAATTGCAGCAAATGGAACCACTATTTTATTGGCTTCGCACCTTTTAGATGAAGTTGAAAAAGTTTGTTCTCATGTGGTTGTTATTAGAAAAGGAATAAAATTATATGCTGGTAGAGTTGATGAAATGACAGCTTCTAAAGGTTTGTTAGAACTAAAAATTGACACAAATGAAGCTGAGTTAATACAACTTTTAGAAAATCATCCTGCAATTTTAAAAGTAACAAAAGATCACGAAACGATTATTGCAACTTTGAATAGTGAAATTTCAGCAACAGAAATTAATCAATTTTTGTTTAATAAAGGTTTTGTTTTAAGCCATTTGGTAAAACGTAAACCAAGTTTAGAACAACAATTTTTAGATTTAACCAACAACAACTAA
- a CDS encoding ABC transporter permease, giving the protein MLRLLTIEFHKLKYNKASKILSIIYFGLLTSIALIAAIKFEFGSFKIHLADAGIFNFPYIWHFNTYIASILKFFLLLVIVSMMSNEYSYKTLKQNLIDGLSKKEFILSKFYAVIAFAAVSTVFVFIVSLVLGLIYSDYNEFAIIVSDLEYLVAFFIKLVGFFSFGLFLGILVKRSAFAVGAMFVWLIIESIFKGFLYWQFQGSDNSGDKVDSIMQFLPLEAMANLIKEPFSRLGAVRSAANTMGEIFTKSYSVDFLNVLIVSFWTFIFIFLSYKLLLKRDL; this is encoded by the coding sequence ATGTTAAGACTACTCACTATAGAATTTCATAAATTAAAATATAATAAAGCAAGTAAAATATTATCAATTATTTATTTTGGCTTGCTTACATCAATAGCATTAATTGCAGCCATAAAATTTGAGTTCGGAAGTTTTAAAATACATTTGGCAGATGCAGGAATTTTTAACTTTCCTTATATCTGGCATTTCAACACCTATATTGCTTCCATTTTAAAATTCTTTTTATTGTTAGTAATCGTTTCAATGATGTCTAACGAATACAGTTATAAAACTTTAAAACAAAACTTAATCGATGGTTTAAGTAAAAAAGAATTTATTTTATCTAAATTCTATGCAGTTATTGCTTTTGCAGCAGTTTCTACCGTTTTTGTTTTTATTGTTTCATTAGTTTTGGGTTTAATATATTCAGATTATAATGAATTTGCAATTATAGTTTCTGATTTAGAATATTTAGTAGCTTTCTTTATAAAATTAGTCGGTTTTTTCTCTTTTGGATTGTTTTTAGGCATTCTCGTAAAACGATCAGCTTTTGCTGTTGGTGCTATGTTTGTTTGGCTAATTATAGAAAGTATCTTTAAAGGATTTTTATATTGGCAATTTCAAGGTTCAGATAATTCAGGTGACAAAGTTGATAGTATTATGCAATTTCTTCCACTAGAAGCCATGGCAAATTTAATAAAAGAACCGTTTTCTAGACTAGGAGCTGTTAGATCTGCTGCCAATACAATGGGTGAAATTTTCACAAAAAGCTATTCTGTAGATTTTTTAAACGTTTTAATCGTTTCTTTCTGGACGTTTATCTTTATATTTTTATCCTATAAATTATTATTAAAAAGAGATTTATAA
- a CDS encoding T9SS type B sorting domain-containing protein — translation MCIKWFKVIVRRLYYYLFLIIFSRYGKLVAQEPIDSQGWNGMYQGKLLPSDDYWFNITLIPADTTKPTINKKGNFSLLRKQ, via the coding sequence TTGTGCATAAAATGGTTTAAAGTTATAGTAAGAAGACTCTATTATTATTTATTTCTTATTATTTTTAGCAGATATGGAAAATTAGTAGCACAAGAACCAATAGACAGCCAAGGCTGGAATGGAATGTATCAAGGTAAATTATTACCATCTGATGATTATTGGTTCAATATTACATTAATTCCTGCTGATACTACAAAACCAACCATCAACAAAAAAGGAAACTTTTCACTTTTGAGGAAACAGTAA
- a CDS encoding acyl-CoA carboxylase subunit beta gives MDINFNKNEDYNKLLVSDLRRRFAKVKLGGGQKRIDKQHEKGKMTARERVDYLLDSNKKSIEIAAFAGEDMYAEHGGCPSGGVVVKMGYIKGKQCIVVANDATVKAGAWFPITGKKNLRAQEISIENRLPIIYLVDSAGVYLPMQDEIFPDKEHFGRIFRNNAVMSSMGITQISAVMGSCVAGGAYLPIMSDEALIVDKTASIFLAGSYLVKAAIGESIDNETLGGATTHCEISGVTDYKAKDDKDALDKIKFIVDKIGDYDKAGFSKTEAFEPKENQDDIFGILPKERNAQYDMLEIIKRLVDNSEFEQYKEGYGQTILTGYARIDGWAVGIVANQRKLVKTKKGEMQFGGVIYNDSADKSTRFIANCNQKKIPLVFLQDVTGFMVGSKSEHGGIIKDGAKMVNAVSNSVVPKFTIVIGNSYGAGNYAMCGKAYDPRLIVAWPSAELAVMSGNSAAKVLLQIETASLKKRGEEITPEKEAELFNKIKTRYDNQVSPYYAAARIWTDGVINPLDTRTWISMGIEAANHAPIEKKFNMGVLQV, from the coding sequence ATGGACATCAACTTTAATAAAAACGAAGATTACAATAAACTATTAGTTTCAGATTTAAGAAGACGTTTTGCCAAAGTAAAATTAGGTGGAGGTCAAAAAAGAATCGATAAACAACATGAAAAAGGTAAAATGACAGCTCGTGAAAGAGTTGATTATTTATTAGACTCAAATAAAAAATCGATAGAAATTGCTGCTTTTGCAGGCGAAGATATGTATGCAGAACATGGAGGCTGTCCTTCAGGAGGTGTTGTTGTAAAAATGGGTTATATAAAAGGCAAACAATGTATTGTTGTTGCCAATGACGCTACTGTAAAAGCAGGTGCTTGGTTTCCTATCACTGGAAAAAAGAATTTACGAGCGCAAGAAATATCCATAGAAAATAGATTACCCATTATATATTTAGTGGATTCTGCTGGAGTTTATTTACCAATGCAAGATGAAATTTTTCCTGACAAAGAACATTTTGGGCGCATTTTCAGAAATAATGCTGTGATGAGTTCTATGGGAATTACGCAAATTTCTGCAGTAATGGGAAGCTGTGTTGCTGGTGGTGCCTATTTACCAATTATGAGTGATGAAGCTTTAATTGTAGATAAAACTGCGAGTATCTTTTTAGCAGGAAGTTATTTGGTAAAAGCAGCCATTGGCGAATCTATTGACAATGAAACTTTAGGTGGTGCAACTACACATTGTGAAATTTCTGGAGTTACAGATTATAAAGCCAAAGATGATAAAGATGCACTTGACAAAATAAAATTTATTGTTGATAAAATTGGTGATTATGACAAAGCTGGTTTTAGCAAAACTGAAGCTTTTGAGCCAAAAGAAAATCAAGATGATATTTTTGGAATTCTACCAAAAGAAAGAAATGCACAATATGATATGTTAGAAATCATAAAGCGTTTGGTAGATAATTCTGAATTTGAACAATATAAAGAAGGTTATGGACAAACCATTCTTACTGGTTATGCAAGAATTGATGGTTGGGCAGTTGGTATTGTTGCCAACCAACGTAAATTAGTAAAAACAAAAAAAGGAGAAATGCAATTTGGTGGAGTAATTTACAATGATTCTGCTGATAAATCCACACGTTTTATAGCCAATTGTAATCAAAAGAAAATTCCATTAGTTTTCTTACAAGATGTTACTGGTTTTATGGTGGGTTCTAAATCTGAACATGGAGGAATTATAAAAGATGGTGCAAAAATGGTCAATGCAGTAAGTAATTCTGTAGTGCCAAAGTTCACAATTGTTATCGGAAACTCTTATGGAGCAGGAAATTACGCAATGTGTGGTAAAGCGTATGATCCACGATTAATTGTGGCTTGGCCAAGTGCTGAACTAGCTGTAATGAGTGGAAACTCTGCTGCAAAAGTGTTGTTGCAAATAGAAACTGCTTCACTTAAAAAACGTGGTGAAGAAATTACTCCTGAAAAAGAAGCAGAACTTTTTAATAAAATAAAAACGCGTTATGACAACCAAGTTTCTCCATATTATGCTGCTGCAAGAATTTGGACAGATGGTGTAATAAACCCTTTAGATACCAGAACTTGGATTTCTATGGGAATTGAAGCTGCAAACCACGCTCCTATTGAAAAGAAATTTAATATGGGAGTTTTACAGGTTTAG
- the pta gene encoding phosphate acetyltransferase, translating into MSKSIYITTIEPNSGKSLISLGILRMMLNQSSKVGYFRPIINKGENNEFDNHTNTAINYFNLDIDYKDCFVYEQSEVVELISEGKTDEVIHNIIKKYKNLEATYDYVLIEGTDFSGDGGFTEVDVNLMIAKNLGVPVLIVGAGNGKKKKDFINTMQITYNSFVQKEVDVIGLIANKTEVDEIEYIKTELHKSIPKSVQIDVIPKVNYLAFPTVKEVVEALNGEVLFGEQFLNNSIGSYSTGAMQLRNYITRIKKNALVITPGDRADIILGALQANASSNYPKIAGIILTGGLIPEDSILKLIEGVQSTIPIISVKGGTFGVSNQIGSVKPKIYASNTKKIVLALDTFDKHVNQKGLTSILSNFNSDKLTPSMFQYNLLQKARASRKHIVLPEGNDQRIIEAAARLQLLDIVDLTLLGNREDIQMKCDLIGLQINLDKINILDPEDSIHNKNFAKTLFEARKHKGLTETTAKDLIRDVSYYGTLMILNGLADGMVSGAVHTTMHTIKPALQIIKTKPGVSVVSSVFFMCLSDRVSVMGDCAVNPNPNAEQLAEIAISSAASAEAFGIKAKVAMLSYSSGSSGKGEEVEKVRKATEIAKKLNPDLLIEGPIQYDAAVDMSVAKTKMPDSKVAGQASVLIFPDLNTGNNTYKAIQRETGALAIGPMLQGLNKPVNDLSRGCTVDDIFNTVLLTAIQANQA; encoded by the coding sequence ATGAGTAAATCTATTTATATAACAACTATTGAACCTAATAGTGGTAAATCTTTAATATCTCTTGGTATTTTAAGAATGATGCTTAATCAATCTTCTAAAGTTGGGTATTTTAGGCCGATTATCAACAAAGGAGAAAATAACGAATTCGACAACCATACAAACACAGCAATTAATTATTTTAATTTAGATATTGATTATAAAGACTGTTTTGTTTACGAACAAAGTGAAGTTGTAGAATTAATTAGCGAAGGCAAAACTGATGAGGTAATTCACAATATCATCAAAAAATATAAAAATTTAGAAGCTACTTACGATTATGTGTTAATTGAAGGTACAGATTTTTCTGGTGATGGAGGTTTTACAGAAGTGGATGTAAACTTAATGATTGCTAAAAACTTAGGAGTTCCTGTTTTAATTGTGGGTGCTGGAAATGGAAAAAAGAAGAAAGATTTTATCAACACAATGCAAATTACCTACAATTCTTTTGTACAAAAAGAAGTAGATGTTATTGGTTTAATTGCTAATAAAACTGAAGTAGATGAAATTGAATATATAAAAACAGAATTGCATAAATCGATTCCAAAATCGGTGCAAATAGATGTAATTCCAAAGGTAAATTACTTAGCTTTTCCAACCGTAAAAGAAGTTGTTGAAGCATTAAATGGAGAAGTTTTATTTGGCGAACAATTTTTAAATAATTCAATTGGCAGTTATAGTACAGGTGCTATGCAGTTGCGTAATTACATTACTCGAATTAAAAAAAATGCTTTGGTAATTACTCCTGGAGACAGAGCAGATATTATTTTGGGAGCTTTACAAGCAAATGCTTCTAGCAATTATCCAAAAATTGCAGGTATTATTTTAACAGGAGGTTTAATTCCTGAAGATTCAATTCTTAAATTAATTGAAGGTGTGCAATCTACCATCCCAATTATTTCTGTAAAAGGTGGTACTTTTGGTGTTTCAAACCAAATTGGCTCTGTAAAACCAAAAATTTACGCTAGCAATACTAAAAAAATTGTGTTGGCTTTAGATACTTTTGATAAACATGTAAATCAAAAAGGATTAACGAGTATTTTATCGAATTTTAATTCTGATAAATTAACGCCAAGCATGTTTCAATACAATCTTCTGCAGAAAGCAAGAGCCAGCAGAAAACATATTGTTTTACCAGAAGGAAATGATCAAAGAATTATAGAAGCAGCAGCTCGTTTACAGTTATTAGATATTGTAGACTTAACACTATTAGGAAACAGAGAAGATATTCAAATGAAATGCGATCTAATTGGTTTGCAAATAAATTTGGATAAAATAAATATTTTAGATCCTGAAGATTCCATCCATAATAAAAATTTTGCAAAAACTTTATTCGAAGCTAGAAAACACAAAGGCTTAACAGAAACCACAGCAAAAGATTTAATAAGAGATGTTTCTTATTATGGTACTTTGATGATTTTAAATGGTTTAGCTGATGGAATGGTTTCTGGTGCAGTGCACACAACCATGCACACTATTAAACCAGCATTACAAATTATTAAAACCAAACCAGGCGTTTCTGTAGTTTCATCCGTATTTTTTATGTGTTTGTCAGACAGAGTTTCTGTAATGGGCGATTGTGCTGTAAATCCAAATCCGAATGCAGAACAATTAGCAGAAATTGCAATTTCATCAGCAGCATCTGCAGAAGCATTTGGCATCAAAGCAAAAGTGGCAATGTTATCTTATTCTTCAGGAAGTTCTGGAAAAGGTGAAGAAGTAGAAAAAGTTAGAAAAGCAACTGAAATAGCTAAAAAATTGAATCCAGATTTGTTAATTGAAGGACCCATTCAATATGATGCTGCAGTAGATATGTCTGTTGCAAAAACAAAAATGCCAGATTCTAAAGTTGCTGGTCAAGCTTCTGTATTAATTTTTCCTGATTTAAATACTGGGAATAATACCTATAAAGCTATTCAAAGAGAAACTGGAGCTTTGGCAATTGGCCCAATGTTACAAGGACTAAACAAACCTGTAAACGACTTAAGTAGAGGTTGTACAGTTGATGATATTTTTAATACAGTTTTATTAACAGCAATTCAAGCAAATCAAGCATAA
- a CDS encoding acetate/propionate family kinase codes for MNILVLNAGSSSIKYQVIEMPSQTVKCVGLVERIGFEDAIFTHEKNDEKYSEIVSILNHEIGLQRIAKTLLDAKIGVINSVDEIEAVGHRVVHGGNKFSETVIITEDVKNNIHDLFDLAPLHNPANLKGIEIAETIFTSAKQIAIFDTAFHQTMPKEAYQYAIPNSFLDKHKIRAYGFHGTSHKYVSEKAIEYLGEKSSEKIITIHLGNGCSMAAIKDGKCIETSMGFAPSNGLIMGTRCGDIDQSVIFFLMKKLYKSMDEVANLLNKESGLQGLAGFSDLREISEKAANGNSDCQNALNLAAYRIKKYIGSYTAVLNGVNAIVFTAGIGENSAIMRALACENLDFLGIDLDENKNNLRSKDIREIQSNKSKVKILIIPTNEEIEIAKQSYQLIK; via the coding sequence ATGAATATTTTAGTTTTAAATGCAGGTTCATCATCTATAAAATATCAAGTGATAGAAATGCCTTCTCAAACTGTAAAATGTGTTGGTTTGGTTGAAAGAATTGGTTTTGAAGACGCCATTTTTACCCATGAAAAAAATGATGAAAAATATTCTGAAATTGTATCAATTTTAAATCATGAAATTGGTTTACAAAGAATTGCAAAAACGTTGTTAGATGCAAAAATTGGAGTTATAAATTCGGTTGATGAAATTGAGGCTGTTGGTCACAGAGTTGTTCATGGAGGTAATAAATTTAGCGAAACTGTTATCATTACTGAGGATGTAAAAAATAACATTCACGATTTATTTGATTTAGCGCCTTTGCATAATCCTGCAAATTTAAAAGGCATCGAAATAGCTGAAACTATCTTTACATCAGCAAAACAAATTGCAATATTTGATACGGCTTTTCACCAAACAATGCCAAAAGAAGCGTATCAATATGCCATTCCTAATTCTTTTTTAGATAAACACAAAATAAGAGCTTATGGTTTTCATGGAACAAGTCATAAATACGTTTCTGAAAAAGCAATTGAGTATTTAGGAGAAAAATCTTCAGAAAAAATAATTACCATTCATTTGGGAAATGGTTGCTCTATGGCTGCCATAAAAGATGGAAAGTGTATTGAAACTTCTATGGGTTTTGCTCCTTCTAATGGGTTAATTATGGGAACAAGATGTGGAGATATAGATCAATCTGTTATTTTCTTTTTGATGAAAAAACTCTACAAATCTATGGATGAAGTTGCCAATTTGTTAAATAAAGAATCTGGATTGCAAGGTTTAGCTGGCTTTTCTGATTTACGCGAAATTTCTGAAAAAGCAGCCAATGGAAATTCAGATTGCCAAAATGCTTTGAATTTAGCAGCTTATAGAATTAAAAAATATATTGGTTCTTATACTGCTGTTTTAAATGGAGTAAACGCGATTGTTTTTACAGCAGGAATTGGAGAAAATTCTGCTATAATGAGAGCATTAGCTTGTGAAAATTTAGATTTTTTAGGTATTGATTTAGATGAAAATAAAAATAACCTTAGATCTAAAGATATTAGAGAAATTCAATCAAATAAATCTAAAGTAAAAATATTGATAATTCCTACAAATGAAGAAATTGAGATTGCAAAACAGTCTTATCAGCTTATAAAATAA
- a CDS encoding T9SS type A sorting domain-containing protein gives MKKITFLLFTLIATTFLGQDKLTSSFSEYYNGTDWVNSNRTDFEYDSNKNLTKEVEFYWESSTSAWIKSYESTFTYPNNDKVFLEYYNNYEDGLLKQEYRTANYYDTNGNLNQIKNWKNVGGNWIVTLIFDITYVDGKISSAISKEWDGALSEYFYGDDSSNITLTYNANGKVSVSKSDSWEVDEWVTSDRTVYTYDANDRIIVEDGQTWDGANWVTDYKSEYTYDANGNAVIEKDYYLDNNVLIEGEEETITFDTSKLMSSYAHPFRDKTGIDFIFSADGIFNKILQRSSATYRTTYNYDEATAGTHDFSLVNFAIYPNPATSVLHIDNSNFTVTNVEVYNVLGKKIITSNKNQLNIENLVNGVYLLKVQDDKGNMATKRFVKK, from the coding sequence ATGAAAAAAATTACTTTTTTACTTTTTACTTTAATAGCAACTACTTTCCTAGGACAGGATAAGCTTACGTCTAGTTTTTCTGAATACTATAATGGTACAGATTGGGTAAATAGCAATAGAACAGATTTTGAATATGATAGTAATAAAAATTTAACTAAAGAAGTTGAATTTTATTGGGAAAGCTCAACTTCTGCATGGATAAAATCTTATGAATCAACATTCACTTATCCTAATAATGATAAGGTTTTTCTTGAATATTATAACAACTATGAAGATGGTCTTTTAAAACAAGAGTATAGAACAGCAAATTATTATGATACTAATGGAAATTTAAATCAAATTAAAAACTGGAAAAATGTTGGAGGTAATTGGATTGTAACGCTCATTTTTGATATTACATACGTTGATGGTAAAATTTCTTCTGCGATAAGTAAAGAATGGGATGGAGCTCTATCTGAATATTTTTATGGTGATGATTCATCGAATATAACATTAACTTATAATGCAAATGGTAAAGTTAGTGTCTCAAAATCTGATAGTTGGGAAGTAGATGAGTGGGTAACTTCTGATAGAACAGTTTACACTTATGATGCTAATGATAGAATTATTGTAGAAGATGGTCAGACTTGGGATGGAGCAAATTGGGTAACTGATTACAAATCTGAATATACATATGATGCTAATGGAAATGCTGTTATAGAAAAAGATTATTATTTAGACAATAACGTTTTGATAGAAGGAGAAGAGGAAACCATAACTTTTGATACAAGCAAATTAATGTCGAGTTATGCACATCCTTTTAGAGATAAAACAGGAATTGATTTTATATTTTCTGCTGATGGAATTTTTAATAAAATTTTACAAAGATCTTCAGCTACTTATAGAACAACGTATAATTATGATGAAGCTACTGCTGGAACACATGATTTTAGTTTAGTTAATTTTGCAATATATCCAAACCCAGCAACTTCAGTTTTACATATTGATAACAGTAATTTTACGGTTACAAATGTTGAAGTTTATAATGTTCTTGGAAAGAAAATTATCACTTCAAATAAGAATCAATTAAATATTGAAAATTTAGTAAATGGAGTTTATTTATTGAAAGTACAAGATGATAAAGGAAATATGGCTACAAAAAGATTTGTAAAAAAATAA
- a CDS encoding YebC/PmpR family DNA-binding transcriptional regulator, with protein MGRAFELRKGRKMKRWSAMAKTFTRIGKDIVMAIKEGGPNPEANSRLRAVMQNAKAANMPKENVERAIKKATDKDTADYKEVLFEGYAPHGIAILLETATDNNNRTVANIRAAFNKNDGNLGTSGSVVFMFDHVCNFTLKKEDITTDLEELELELIDFDVEEVFDDEDGIIIYAPFEQFGSLQSYFEENNIEIISSGFERIPTSTVKLNDEQKADVEKLLEKLEEDDDVNSVYHSMEN; from the coding sequence ATGGGTAGAGCATTCGAACTTAGAAAAGGACGCAAAATGAAACGTTGGTCAGCAATGGCTAAAACCTTTACTAGAATTGGTAAAGATATTGTGATGGCTATTAAAGAAGGTGGTCCTAATCCTGAAGCAAACTCACGTTTGAGAGCTGTTATGCAAAATGCGAAGGCTGCAAACATGCCTAAAGAGAATGTTGAAAGAGCTATTAAAAAAGCGACTGATAAAGATACAGCAGATTATAAGGAAGTTCTTTTTGAAGGCTATGCTCCTCATGGAATTGCTATTCTTTTAGAAACTGCAACCGATAATAATAATAGAACTGTTGCCAATATTAGAGCCGCTTTTAATAAAAATGATGGAAATTTAGGAACTTCTGGTTCTGTTGTTTTTATGTTTGATCATGTGTGTAATTTCACCTTGAAAAAAGAAGATATTACTACAGATTTAGAGGAATTAGAATTAGAATTAATCGATTTTGATGTTGAAGAAGTTTTTGATGATGAGGATGGAATTATAATTTATGCGCCTTTTGAGCAATTTGGTTCTTTACAATCTTATTTTGAAGAAAATAACATCGAAATTATATCTTCTGGTTTTGAAAGAATTCCAACATCTACTGTAAAATTAAACGACGAGCAAAAAGCAGATGTAGAAAAATTATTAGAAAAATTAGAAGAAGATGATGATGTAAATTCTGTATATCATTCTATGGAAAATTAA
- a CDS encoding TIGR00266 family protein, whose translation MNAHEIDYKIFGEEMQFVEIELDPQEGVVAEAGTFMMMDDHIKMNTIFGDGSNQEKGILGKIFSAGKRILTGESLFMTVFTNDGIGKKQVSFASPYPGKIIPIDLNEFGGKFICQKDAFLCAAKGVSIGIEFSKKLGRGLFGGEGFIMQKMEGDGLGFIHAGGTMAKKILKQGEVLKVDTGCIVGFTKDVDYDIEFVGGIKNTVFGGEGLFFATLRGPGTVYIQSLPFSRLAGRVLAMAPQTGNGSRGEGSVLGGIGDLLDGDNRF comes from the coding sequence ATGAATGCTCACGAAATCGATTATAAGATTTTTGGAGAAGAAATGCAATTTGTAGAAATTGAATTAGATCCTCAAGAAGGTGTTGTTGCAGAAGCTGGTACTTTTATGATGATGGACGACCACATAAAAATGAATACAATTTTTGGTGATGGTTCTAATCAGGAAAAAGGGATTTTAGGCAAAATATTTTCTGCTGGAAAACGAATTTTAACTGGCGAAAGTTTATTTATGACCGTTTTTACCAACGATGGAATTGGTAAAAAACAAGTTTCTTTTGCATCTCCTTATCCAGGAAAAATTATTCCTATCGATTTAAATGAATTTGGTGGGAAATTTATCTGCCAAAAAGATGCTTTTTTATGCGCAGCAAAAGGAGTTTCAATCGGAATTGAATTCTCAAAAAAGCTAGGTAGAGGTTTATTTGGTGGCGAAGGTTTTATCATGCAAAAAATGGAAGGTGATGGTTTAGGCTTTATTCATGCAGGAGGAACTATGGCTAAAAAAATCTTAAAACAGGGTGAAGTTTTAAAAGTAGATACAGGTTGTATCGTCGGTTTTACAAAAGATGTTGATTATGATATAGAATTTGTAGGAGGCATTAAAAACACTGTTTTTGGTGGTGAAGGCTTATTTTTTGCAACTTTACGTGGACCAGGAACTGTGTATATTCAATCTTTACCTTTTAGCAGATTAGCAGGAAGAGTTTTAGCAATGGCTCCACAAACAGGTAATGGAAGTAGAGGAGAAGGCTCTGTTTTAGGAGGAATAGGTGATTTATTAGATGGAGATAATAGGTTTTAA
- a CDS encoding DUF4442 domain-containing protein yields the protein MKFTPAKVNFFNFIKLPLAYFGGVRVQSITDKEVIVTIKHRWMNQNPFQSMFWAAQGMAAEMPTGILVMKAIDDSKRKVSMLVTHQEADFFKKATGKITFSCTGGNEIREAIQKSIATGEGQKIVLTSEGKNKDGVVVSNFNFHWSLKVKS from the coding sequence ATGAAATTTACACCTGCAAAAGTCAATTTTTTTAACTTTATAAAACTTCCTTTAGCATATTTTGGTGGAGTTCGTGTACAATCAATTACAGATAAAGAAGTAATTGTTACTATAAAACATAGGTGGATGAACCAAAATCCGTTTCAAAGTATGTTTTGGGCTGCACAAGGAATGGCTGCAGAAATGCCAACAGGTATTTTAGTGATGAAGGCAATTGATGATTCTAAGCGTAAAGTTTCGATGTTAGTGACACATCAAGAAGCCGATTTTTTTAAAAAAGCAACTGGTAAAATTACATTTTCTTGCACTGGAGGAAATGAAATTAGAGAAGCCATTCAAAAATCGATAGCTACAGGAGAAGGGCAAAAAATTGTTTTAACTTCTGAAGGAAAAAATAAAGATGGAGTAGTAGTTTCTAACTTTAATTTTCATTGGAGTTTAAAAGTGAAATCGTAA